Proteins co-encoded in one Hemibagrus wyckioides isolate EC202008001 linkage group LG26, SWU_Hwy_1.0, whole genome shotgun sequence genomic window:
- the LOC131346490 gene encoding NACHT, LRR and PYD domains-containing protein 3-like isoform X4 yields MHLLKKLNYSDLANTLQTRLDNGIHKKIKSKISDKYKIINEGISEHGTSTLLNEIYTELYITEGWSGDINNEHEVRQIETVSRRPVTQETPINCNDLFKDKSIRTVLTKGVAGIGKTVSVQKFILDWTEGKANQDITFMFPLPFRELNLMKQKNLSLMNLLHHFFPEMRKLELINCDSYKVLFIFDGLDECRLPLNFQKNERLCDVTESASVDVLLTNLIKGNLLPSALLWITSRPGAANQIPPECVDQVTEVRGFNDPQKEEYFRKRISDQSLANKIITHMKSSRSLYIMCYIPVFCWISATVLERMLGEAKSGEIPKTLTQMFTHFLIFQIKHKNQKYHQKCDPDPQQTRESILALGKLAFQQLEKGNLIFYEKDLRECGIDVREVSVYSGVCTQIFREEFGLHLGKVFSFIHLSVQEFLAALYVFITFILNNKIVIGQESTRSIFIFKKPSISDLLKCAVDKALQSENGHLDLFLRFLLGLSLESNQTLLRGLMPQTGSSSNNKEETVNYIRRKIKANPSPEKFINLFHCLNEMNENRLVKEIQTYLNRANKSALSGTRLSPAQWSALVFVLLSSQEELNEFDLTKYHPSEECLLRLLPVVKTSVQAVMSMCNLTEESCTALSSVLSSKYTSLRKLDLSMNNLQDSGVKLLSDGLKNPHCKLELLWLCKCNLTEESCAVLSSVLSSNSSSLKELNLSGNKLYDSGVKKLSKGLKDPDCKLEILWLRACELQEESCATLSTVLSLNSSSLRELYLRSNKLEDSGVKLLSVGLQNPHCKLERLGLVGCSITDEGIVALVSALRSNASSQLKELDLYGNKPGNSGVAQLKDLLQDQDSKLETLDIKT; encoded by the exons ATGCAcctactgaagaagttaaacTATTCAGATCTTgccaacacactgcagacca GGCTGGACAATGGgattcataaaaaaattaaatccaaaatcagtgataaatataaaatcattaaTGAAGGAATCTCAGAGCATGGAACCTCAACACTTctgaatgagatctacacagagctctacatcacagagggtTGGAGTGGAGAcatcaataatgaacatgaggtgagacagattgagacagtgtccaggaGACCAGTAACACAGGAGACACCCATCAACTGTAATGACCTCTTTAAGGACAAGTCCATCAGAACTGTGCTGACTAAAGGAGTTGCTGGAATTGGAAAAACAGTTtctgtgcagaagttcattctggactggACTGAAGGAAAAGCAAATCAGGACATCACCTTCATGTTTCCACTTCCCTTTAGAGAGCTGAATCTGATGAAGCAGAAAAATCTCAGTCTGATGAATCTTCTTCATCACTTTTTCCCAGAAATGAGAAAACTAGAATTAATAAACTGTGACTCCTACAAAGTCCTGTTCATCTTTGATGGCCTGGATGAGTGTCGACTTCCTCTAAATTTCCAGAAgaatgagagattgtgtgatgtgacagaGTCAGCCTCAGTGGATGTTCTGCTGACGAACCTCATCAAGgggaatctgcttccctctgctctcctctggaTAACCTCTCGACCaggagcagccaatcagatcccTCCTGAGTGTGTAGACCAGGTAACAGAGGTACGAGGGTTTAATGATCCTCAGAAAgaggagtacttcaggaagaggatcagtgatcagagcctggccaataaaatcatcacacacatgaagtcttcaagaagcctctacatcatgtgctacatcccagtcttctgctggatctcagccactgttctagagagaatgttgggtgaagcaaagagtggagagatccccaagactctgactcaaatgttcacacacttcctgatctttcagatcaaacacaagaaccAAAAGTACCATCAGAAATGTGACCCTGATCCTCAGCAGACCAGAGAGAGTATCCTGGCACTGGGAAAACTGGCTTTCCAGCAGCTGGAGAAAGgaaacctgatcttctatgagaaagacctgagagagtgtggcattgatgtcagagaagtgtcagtgtactcaggagtgtgtacccagatcttcagagaggagtttgggctTCACCTGGGGAAGGTCTTCAGCTTTATACATCTGAGTGTTCAGGAGTTTCTGGCTGCATTGTATGTGTTTATTACCTTCATATTAAACAACAAAATTGTGATAGGGCAGGAAAGCACTAgaagtatttttatatttaaaaaaccaAGCATCTCTGATCTCCTGAAGTGTGCAGTGGACAAGGCCTTACAGAGTGAGAATGGACACCTTGACCTGTTCCTCCGCTTCcttctgggtctctcactggagtccaatcaGACTCTCTTACGAGGCTTAAtgccacagacaggaagtagttCTAATAACAAAGAGGAAACAGTCAACTATATCAGGAGAAAGATCAAAGCAAATCCATCTCCAGAGAAATTCATTAATCTTttccactgtctgaatgaaATGAACGAAAATAGACTAGTAAAAGAAATCCAAACTTACCTGAACAGAGCCAATAAAAGTGCTCTCAGTGGAACCAGACTCTCTCCTGCTCAGTGGtcagctctggtgtttgtatTACTGAGCTCACAGGAGGAACTGAATGAGTTTGACTTGACAAAATATCATCCATCAGAAGAGTGTCTCCTGAGGTTGCTCCCAGTGGTTAAAACATCAGTCCAAGCTGT GATGAGTATGTGTAAcctgacagaggaaagctgtacagctctgtcctcagttctcagctcaaagTACACCAGTCTGAGAAAACTGGACCTGAGTatgaataacctgcaggattcaggagtgaagctgctctctgatggactgaagaatccacactgtaaaCTAGAACTACTGTG GTTGTGTAAATGCAATCTCACAGAGGAAAGCTGTGCAGTGTTATCCTCAGTTCTCAGTTCTAACTCCTCCAGTCTAAAAGAGTTGAACTTAAGTGGGAATAAACTGTATGATTCAGGAGTAAAGAAGCTCTCTAAAGGACTGAAGGATCCagactgtaaactggagatacTCTG GCTGCGTGCATGTGAACTTCAAGAGGAAAGCTGTGCAACTCTTTCCACAGTTCTCAGTTTGAACTCCTCCAGCCTGAGAGAACTATATTTGAGGAGCAATAAACTGGaagattcaggagtgaagctgctctctgtgGGTCTGCAGAAtccacactgtaaactggagagacTGGG GCTGGTAGGGTGCAGTATCACAGATGAAGGCATTGTAGCTCTAgtttcagctctgagatcaaacgcCTCATCACAGCTGAAAGAGCTGGATCTGTACGGAAATAAACCTGGAAACTCTGGAGTGGCCCAGCTGAAAGATCTACTGCAGGACCAAGACTCAAAACTGGAGACTTTAGA catcaAGACATAA
- the LOC131346490 gene encoding NACHT, LRR and PYD domains-containing protein 3-like isoform X3, with translation MTCDLQNWFRKQIFPCMCVCVCVCVCVCVCVEERHSRMSLSGEQDKRNEQSLMERLDSPEPSHVSMMSETSIDQPWNFKANKRDSSPRPQEERSKITSRNQQVKELEYEAFTLLNNELKNFRDLLSSDHTSWSESEVDDDDDEDQSSAREGVQRIIMHLLKKLNYSDLANTLQTRLDNGIHKKIKSKISDKYKIINEGISEHGTSTLLNEIYTELYITEGWSGDINNEHEVRQIETVSRRPVTQETPINCNDLFKDKSIRTVLTKGVAGIGKTVSVQKFILDWTEGKANQDITFMFPLPFRELNLMKQKNLSLMNLLHHFFPEMRKLELINCDSYKVLFIFDGLDECRLPLNFQKNERLCDVTESASVDVLLTNLIKGNLLPSALLWITSRPGAANQIPPECVDQVTEVRGFNDPQKEEYFRKRISDQSLANKIITHMKSSRSLYIMCYIPVFCWISATVLERMLGEAKSGEIPKTLTQMFTHFLIFQIKHKNQKYHQKCDPDPQQTRESILALGKLAFQQLEKGNLIFYEKDLRECGIDVREVSVYSGVCTQIFREEFGLHLGKVFSFIHLSVQEFLAALYVFITFILNNKIVIGQESTRSIFIFKKPSISDLLKCAVDKALQSENGHLDLFLRFLLGLSLESNQTLLRGLMPQTGSSSNNKEETVNYIRRKIKANPSPEKFINLFHCLNEMNENRLVKEIQTYLNRANKSALSGTRLSPAQWSALVFVLLSSQEELNEFDLTKYHPSEECLLRLLPVVKTSVQAVMSMCNLTEESCTALSSVLSSKYTSLRKLDLSMNNLQDSGVKLLSDGLKNPHCKLELLWLCKCNLTEESCAVLSSVLSSNSSSLKELNLSGNKLYDSGVKKLSKGLKDPDCKLEILWLRACELQEESCATLSTVLSLNSSSLRELYLRSNKLEDSGVKLLSVGLQNPHCKLERLGLVGCSITDEGIVALVSALRSNASSQLKELDLYGNKPGNSGVAQLKDLLQDQDSKLETLDIKT, from the exons ATGACATGTGACTTGCAGAACTGGTTCAGAAAACAG atttttccttgtatgtgtgtgtgtgtgtgtgtgtgtgtgtgtgtgtgtgtgtgtgtagaggaaaGACATTCCAGAATGAGTCTCTCTGGGGAACAGGACAAAAGGAATGAACAAAG TTTGATGGAGAGATTAGACTCACCTGAACCCAGCCATGTGTCTATGATGAGTGAAACCTCAATAGATCAACCATGGAATTTCAAAGCTAATAAAAGAGACAGTTCACCAAG ACCCCAAGAGGAGAGATCAAAAATAACCAGCAGAAATCAACAGGTCAag GAGTTGGAGTATGAAGCCTTCACTCTGCTGAATAATGAATTGAAAAATTTCAGGGATCTGCTGAGTTCAGATCACACATCCTGGTCTGAGAGTGAAGtggacgatgatgatgatgaggatcaGAGCTCTGCCAGAGAGGGTGTACAGAGGATCATAATGCAcctactgaagaagttaaacTATTCAGATCTTgccaacacactgcagacca GGCTGGACAATGGgattcataaaaaaattaaatccaaaatcagtgataaatataaaatcattaaTGAAGGAATCTCAGAGCATGGAACCTCAACACTTctgaatgagatctacacagagctctacatcacagagggtTGGAGTGGAGAcatcaataatgaacatgaggtgagacagattgagacagtgtccaggaGACCAGTAACACAGGAGACACCCATCAACTGTAATGACCTCTTTAAGGACAAGTCCATCAGAACTGTGCTGACTAAAGGAGTTGCTGGAATTGGAAAAACAGTTtctgtgcagaagttcattctggactggACTGAAGGAAAAGCAAATCAGGACATCACCTTCATGTTTCCACTTCCCTTTAGAGAGCTGAATCTGATGAAGCAGAAAAATCTCAGTCTGATGAATCTTCTTCATCACTTTTTCCCAGAAATGAGAAAACTAGAATTAATAAACTGTGACTCCTACAAAGTCCTGTTCATCTTTGATGGCCTGGATGAGTGTCGACTTCCTCTAAATTTCCAGAAgaatgagagattgtgtgatgtgacagaGTCAGCCTCAGTGGATGTTCTGCTGACGAACCTCATCAAGgggaatctgcttccctctgctctcctctggaTAACCTCTCGACCaggagcagccaatcagatcccTCCTGAGTGTGTAGACCAGGTAACAGAGGTACGAGGGTTTAATGATCCTCAGAAAgaggagtacttcaggaagaggatcagtgatcagagcctggccaataaaatcatcacacacatgaagtcttcaagaagcctctacatcatgtgctacatcccagtcttctgctggatctcagccactgttctagagagaatgttgggtgaagcaaagagtggagagatccccaagactctgactcaaatgttcacacacttcctgatctttcagatcaaacacaagaaccAAAAGTACCATCAGAAATGTGACCCTGATCCTCAGCAGACCAGAGAGAGTATCCTGGCACTGGGAAAACTGGCTTTCCAGCAGCTGGAGAAAGgaaacctgatcttctatgagaaagacctgagagagtgtggcattgatgtcagagaagtgtcagtgtactcaggagtgtgtacccagatcttcagagaggagtttgggctTCACCTGGGGAAGGTCTTCAGCTTTATACATCTGAGTGTTCAGGAGTTTCTGGCTGCATTGTATGTGTTTATTACCTTCATATTAAACAACAAAATTGTGATAGGGCAGGAAAGCACTAgaagtatttttatatttaaaaaaccaAGCATCTCTGATCTCCTGAAGTGTGCAGTGGACAAGGCCTTACAGAGTGAGAATGGACACCTTGACCTGTTCCTCCGCTTCcttctgggtctctcactggagtccaatcaGACTCTCTTACGAGGCTTAAtgccacagacaggaagtagttCTAATAACAAAGAGGAAACAGTCAACTATATCAGGAGAAAGATCAAAGCAAATCCATCTCCAGAGAAATTCATTAATCTTttccactgtctgaatgaaATGAACGAAAATAGACTAGTAAAAGAAATCCAAACTTACCTGAACAGAGCCAATAAAAGTGCTCTCAGTGGAACCAGACTCTCTCCTGCTCAGTGGtcagctctggtgtttgtatTACTGAGCTCACAGGAGGAACTGAATGAGTTTGACTTGACAAAATATCATCCATCAGAAGAGTGTCTCCTGAGGTTGCTCCCAGTGGTTAAAACATCAGTCCAAGCTGT GATGAGTATGTGTAAcctgacagaggaaagctgtacagctctgtcctcagttctcagctcaaagTACACCAGTCTGAGAAAACTGGACCTGAGTatgaataacctgcaggattcaggagtgaagctgctctctgatggactgaagaatccacactgtaaaCTAGAACTACTGTG GTTGTGTAAATGCAATCTCACAGAGGAAAGCTGTGCAGTGTTATCCTCAGTTCTCAGTTCTAACTCCTCCAGTCTAAAAGAGTTGAACTTAAGTGGGAATAAACTGTATGATTCAGGAGTAAAGAAGCTCTCTAAAGGACTGAAGGATCCagactgtaaactggagatacTCTG GCTGCGTGCATGTGAACTTCAAGAGGAAAGCTGTGCAACTCTTTCCACAGTTCTCAGTTTGAACTCCTCCAGCCTGAGAGAACTATATTTGAGGAGCAATAAACTGGaagattcaggagtgaagctgctctctgtgGGTCTGCAGAAtccacactgtaaactggagagacTGGG GCTGGTAGGGTGCAGTATCACAGATGAAGGCATTGTAGCTCTAgtttcagctctgagatcaaacgcCTCATCACAGCTGAAAGAGCTGGATCTGTACGGAAATAAACCTGGAAACTCTGGAGTGGCCCAGCTGAAAGATCTACTGCAGGACCAAGACTCAAAACTGGAGACTTTAGA catcaAGACATAA
- the LOC131346490 gene encoding NACHT, LRR and PYD domains-containing protein 3-like isoform X1: MTCDLQNWFRKQIFPCMCVCVCVCVCVCVCVEERHSRMSLSGEQDKRNEQSLMEGETSDSPEPSHMSVKTDWSVDQPWNIRDKNSFTDLSLMERLDSPEPSHVSMMSETSIDQPWNFKANKRDSSPRPQEERSKITSRNQQVKELEYEAFTLLNNELKNFRDLLSSDHTSWSESEVDDDDDEDQSSAREGVQRIIMHLLKKLNYSDLANTLQTRLDNGIHKKIKSKISDKYKIINEGISEHGTSTLLNEIYTELYITEGWSGDINNEHEVRQIETVSRRPVTQETPINCNDLFKDKSIRTVLTKGVAGIGKTVSVQKFILDWTEGKANQDITFMFPLPFRELNLMKQKNLSLMNLLHHFFPEMRKLELINCDSYKVLFIFDGLDECRLPLNFQKNERLCDVTESASVDVLLTNLIKGNLLPSALLWITSRPGAANQIPPECVDQVTEVRGFNDPQKEEYFRKRISDQSLANKIITHMKSSRSLYIMCYIPVFCWISATVLERMLGEAKSGEIPKTLTQMFTHFLIFQIKHKNQKYHQKCDPDPQQTRESILALGKLAFQQLEKGNLIFYEKDLRECGIDVREVSVYSGVCTQIFREEFGLHLGKVFSFIHLSVQEFLAALYVFITFILNNKIVIGQESTRSIFIFKKPSISDLLKCAVDKALQSENGHLDLFLRFLLGLSLESNQTLLRGLMPQTGSSSNNKEETVNYIRRKIKANPSPEKFINLFHCLNEMNENRLVKEIQTYLNRANKSALSGTRLSPAQWSALVFVLLSSQEELNEFDLTKYHPSEECLLRLLPVVKTSVQAVMSMCNLTEESCTALSSVLSSKYTSLRKLDLSMNNLQDSGVKLLSDGLKNPHCKLELLWLCKCNLTEESCAVLSSVLSSNSSSLKELNLSGNKLYDSGVKKLSKGLKDPDCKLEILWLRACELQEESCATLSTVLSLNSSSLRELYLRSNKLEDSGVKLLSVGLQNPHCKLERLGLVGCSITDEGIVALVSALRSNASSQLKELDLYGNKPGNSGVAQLKDLLQDQDSKLETLDIKT, encoded by the exons ATGACATGTGACTTGCAGAACTGGTTCAGAAAACAG atttttccttgtatgtgtgtgtgtgtgtgtgtgtgtgtgtgtgtgtgtgtgtgtgtagaggaaaGACATTCCAGAATGAGTCTCTCTGGGGAACAGGACAAAAGGAATGAACAAAG TCTGATGGAAGGTGAGACATCTGACTCACCTGAACCCAGCCATATGTCTGTGAAGACTGACTGGTCAGTAGATCAACCATGGAACATAAGAGATAAAAACAGTTTCACTGACCTGAG TTTGATGGAGAGATTAGACTCACCTGAACCCAGCCATGTGTCTATGATGAGTGAAACCTCAATAGATCAACCATGGAATTTCAAAGCTAATAAAAGAGACAGTTCACCAAG ACCCCAAGAGGAGAGATCAAAAATAACCAGCAGAAATCAACAGGTCAag GAGTTGGAGTATGAAGCCTTCACTCTGCTGAATAATGAATTGAAAAATTTCAGGGATCTGCTGAGTTCAGATCACACATCCTGGTCTGAGAGTGAAGtggacgatgatgatgatgaggatcaGAGCTCTGCCAGAGAGGGTGTACAGAGGATCATAATGCAcctactgaagaagttaaacTATTCAGATCTTgccaacacactgcagacca GGCTGGACAATGGgattcataaaaaaattaaatccaaaatcagtgataaatataaaatcattaaTGAAGGAATCTCAGAGCATGGAACCTCAACACTTctgaatgagatctacacagagctctacatcacagagggtTGGAGTGGAGAcatcaataatgaacatgaggtgagacagattgagacagtgtccaggaGACCAGTAACACAGGAGACACCCATCAACTGTAATGACCTCTTTAAGGACAAGTCCATCAGAACTGTGCTGACTAAAGGAGTTGCTGGAATTGGAAAAACAGTTtctgtgcagaagttcattctggactggACTGAAGGAAAAGCAAATCAGGACATCACCTTCATGTTTCCACTTCCCTTTAGAGAGCTGAATCTGATGAAGCAGAAAAATCTCAGTCTGATGAATCTTCTTCATCACTTTTTCCCAGAAATGAGAAAACTAGAATTAATAAACTGTGACTCCTACAAAGTCCTGTTCATCTTTGATGGCCTGGATGAGTGTCGACTTCCTCTAAATTTCCAGAAgaatgagagattgtgtgatgtgacagaGTCAGCCTCAGTGGATGTTCTGCTGACGAACCTCATCAAGgggaatctgcttccctctgctctcctctggaTAACCTCTCGACCaggagcagccaatcagatcccTCCTGAGTGTGTAGACCAGGTAACAGAGGTACGAGGGTTTAATGATCCTCAGAAAgaggagtacttcaggaagaggatcagtgatcagagcctggccaataaaatcatcacacacatgaagtcttcaagaagcctctacatcatgtgctacatcccagtcttctgctggatctcagccactgttctagagagaatgttgggtgaagcaaagagtggagagatccccaagactctgactcaaatgttcacacacttcctgatctttcagatcaaacacaagaaccAAAAGTACCATCAGAAATGTGACCCTGATCCTCAGCAGACCAGAGAGAGTATCCTGGCACTGGGAAAACTGGCTTTCCAGCAGCTGGAGAAAGgaaacctgatcttctatgagaaagacctgagagagtgtggcattgatgtcagagaagtgtcagtgtactcaggagtgtgtacccagatcttcagagaggagtttgggctTCACCTGGGGAAGGTCTTCAGCTTTATACATCTGAGTGTTCAGGAGTTTCTGGCTGCATTGTATGTGTTTATTACCTTCATATTAAACAACAAAATTGTGATAGGGCAGGAAAGCACTAgaagtatttttatatttaaaaaaccaAGCATCTCTGATCTCCTGAAGTGTGCAGTGGACAAGGCCTTACAGAGTGAGAATGGACACCTTGACCTGTTCCTCCGCTTCcttctgggtctctcactggagtccaatcaGACTCTCTTACGAGGCTTAAtgccacagacaggaagtagttCTAATAACAAAGAGGAAACAGTCAACTATATCAGGAGAAAGATCAAAGCAAATCCATCTCCAGAGAAATTCATTAATCTTttccactgtctgaatgaaATGAACGAAAATAGACTAGTAAAAGAAATCCAAACTTACCTGAACAGAGCCAATAAAAGTGCTCTCAGTGGAACCAGACTCTCTCCTGCTCAGTGGtcagctctggtgtttgtatTACTGAGCTCACAGGAGGAACTGAATGAGTTTGACTTGACAAAATATCATCCATCAGAAGAGTGTCTCCTGAGGTTGCTCCCAGTGGTTAAAACATCAGTCCAAGCTGT GATGAGTATGTGTAAcctgacagaggaaagctgtacagctctgtcctcagttctcagctcaaagTACACCAGTCTGAGAAAACTGGACCTGAGTatgaataacctgcaggattcaggagtgaagctgctctctgatggactgaagaatccacactgtaaaCTAGAACTACTGTG GTTGTGTAAATGCAATCTCACAGAGGAAAGCTGTGCAGTGTTATCCTCAGTTCTCAGTTCTAACTCCTCCAGTCTAAAAGAGTTGAACTTAAGTGGGAATAAACTGTATGATTCAGGAGTAAAGAAGCTCTCTAAAGGACTGAAGGATCCagactgtaaactggagatacTCTG GCTGCGTGCATGTGAACTTCAAGAGGAAAGCTGTGCAACTCTTTCCACAGTTCTCAGTTTGAACTCCTCCAGCCTGAGAGAACTATATTTGAGGAGCAATAAACTGGaagattcaggagtgaagctgctctctgtgGGTCTGCAGAAtccacactgtaaactggagagacTGGG GCTGGTAGGGTGCAGTATCACAGATGAAGGCATTGTAGCTCTAgtttcagctctgagatcaaacgcCTCATCACAGCTGAAAGAGCTGGATCTGTACGGAAATAAACCTGGAAACTCTGGAGTGGCCCAGCTGAAAGATCTACTGCAGGACCAAGACTCAAAACTGGAGACTTTAGA catcaAGACATAA